A stretch of the Gloeocapsopsis sp. IPPAS B-1203 genome encodes the following:
- a CDS encoding TniB family NTP-binding protein, producing the protein MHKEQKPLKEMTLAERLYIANNVYVLYPRFQEILAAIDDCHQFSNLKSEPECLFLKGKTGAGKTTILKSYAQNYPRYQTQDSTIVPVLEVTIPSPATVKSVVTKLLWELGDPVYDRGTISNQTIRLIGLMRDCGVSLVFLDEFQHFIDRDSAKVLKTVSDWLKDLILDTKVPVVLIGLPEAETVFQFNPQLSRRFANRHNLSPFSWSDSGREFRTFLHAVESQLPLIEESALADEEMALRFYYAADGIVAYVMKLIRYGTYLALKHGQEKLDLNVLALAFEKYVKADKPSKKNPFIDSDFFNEVKDASLDTSTIAMVGATNKKIKPKKTPPRHLRFYINKGRENVYR; encoded by the coding sequence ATGCATAAAGAACAGAAGCCTTTAAAAGAAATGACCTTGGCAGAAAGGTTATACATTGCTAATAACGTCTACGTCCTCTATCCTCGCTTCCAGGAAATTTTAGCAGCAATAGATGATTGTCATCAGTTCTCAAATCTAAAATCCGAACCTGAATGTTTATTTTTAAAAGGAAAAACTGGTGCAGGAAAAACTACGATTCTAAAAAGTTATGCCCAGAATTATCCGAGATATCAAACACAAGATAGCACTATTGTCCCTGTACTCGAAGTCACAATTCCTTCTCCGGCAACGGTTAAAAGTGTTGTTACTAAGCTTTTATGGGAGCTAGGAGATCCAGTTTATGATAGGGGAACTATTTCTAATCAGACTATCCGGTTAATTGGATTGATGAGAGATTGTGGAGTATCTCTGGTTTTTTTGGATGAGTTTCAACATTTTATTGACCGTGATTCTGCCAAAGTTCTCAAAACGGTATCTGACTGGTTAAAGGATTTAATTCTAGATACTAAAGTGCCTGTGGTTTTAATTGGATTACCTGAAGCTGAAACAGTTTTTCAATTCAATCCTCAACTCAGCCGGAGATTTGCTAATAGACATAACCTCAGTCCTTTTTCTTGGTCAGATTCTGGAAGAGAATTTCGGACTTTTCTACATGCTGTGGAATCACAACTCCCCTTAATTGAGGAGTCGGCTTTAGCTGACGAGGAAATGGCTTTGCGTTTTTATTATGCCGCTGACGGTATCGTTGCTTATGTGATGAAGTTGATCCGTTATGGCACATATCTAGCACTTAAGCATGGTCAAGAAAAACTTGACTTAAATGTCTTAGCTCTAGCCTTTGAAAAGTATGTAAAAGCAGATAAGCCCTCTAAAAAAAATCCTTTCATTGACTCGGACTTTTTCAACGAAGTCAAAGACGCTTCCCTTGATACTTCAACTATAGCTATGGTAGGAGCTACAAATAAAAAAATTAAACCAAAGAAAACCCCCCCAAGGCATCTGAGA